TAGGGTCGCGCTCCGTTACGGGCGCCACGGTGCTTTCGCCCCAGAACCTTCCCAGAAGGCTTTCGGGCAAGCTCTACACCCTCATCCAGAACGTCTATCTTGGAATGAACTACCCGGATACCCAGTGCGGGTTCAAGATGTTCACCAATAAGGCCGCGAAAAGGCTTTTCGCCCTTCAGAAGCTCGACAGCGTCATATTCGATGCGGAAATCCTGTGGCTGGCCAAGGTGCACGGATTTTCCACGGCCCAGTTTCCGGTTAAATGGACCCACGTGGAAAACTCACGAATCCAGTATGATTCCTTAAAAAAATCCCTATTTATTTTCGAGGAGCTTTTCAGGATAAGGAAACTTCACCGGAAAGACCCCCCTTAGGCCGACCGGAGTCCGCTACATCGCCGTGCGAAAGGATTTCATGGATACCGAAGAACTGCACCGGGGAAGGGTTTTCCGCCTGATGCGGGAAACCGCAATGCTGCCCACCGGGCGCGTGGCCACCTACGAGGTGGTGCGGCATCCGGGAGCTGCTGCCATGCTGGCCGTAACCGACGAGGGCGGGATTCTGCTTCTCCGCCAGCACCGCCACGCGGTGGGCGGTGAAATCTGGGAGATACCGGCAGGCACATTGAATCCGGGCGAGATTCCCGAAGAGTGCGCAAGGCGCGAGCTCATCGAGGAAACCGGTTTTTCGGCGGGCGCGATGGAGCTTTTATCGTCCATACTGCCGGTTCCCGGCTATTCCGACGAGGTCATCCACATCTTTCTGGCAACGGGCCTTTCTCCGGCCACCCAGAACCTTGATCCGGACGAGGTCATAGAGGTATTTCCGTTTTCCTCCGAGCGCGTGTTCAAAATGATCTCCTCCGGCGAAATACGGGACGGCAAGACCCTTTGCGCCCTTTTTCTGGCAAGTCGGCGAGGGCTCTTTACAATCGCATGACTTTTGATTATGGTCCGGCTCCAAGGTCTAAAAATTCGGAGACTCGCTGTTTTCTTGCATTTTCCAGCCACTATAATGGTGGGGCATGATACTTGGTCTCGATGTAGGCGGTACGCAGACTGATGCGGTCCTGGTGAAGGACGGCCACGTTGTCGCTCACGGAAAAACCGTGAACGGGGCCGATCTTTTGGAAACCCTGGATACGGCCCTGGACCAGGTTCTTTCAGGGGTGGACCCCAAGGAGGTCCGACGGGCGGTTTTCTCCACCACCCTCGCCACCAACGCCATCGTGGAGGACCACCTTGAACCCGCCGGCATGATAGTGAGCTCGGGCCCCGGCATGGACCCCGAATGGTTCACCGTGGGGCCGTCTTATCACGTGGTTTCCGGCTGCATGGACCACCGTGGCACCGAGGTGACCCCCATTGACCGGGGCGCGGTGATGAACGCCGTGTCCGCCATCAAGCGCCAGGGAATACGGGTCGCCGGGGTCGCGGGCAAGTTTTCGGTGAGAAACCCCTTGCACGAGCTCATGATGAGCCAGTGGATCACCGAC
This region of Deltaproteobacteria bacterium genomic DNA includes:
- a CDS encoding NUDIX hydrolase, which encodes MDTEELHRGRVFRLMRETAMLPTGRVATYEVVRHPGAAAMLAVTDEGGILLLRQHRHAVGGEIWEIPAGTLNPGEIPEECARRELIEETGFSAGAMELLSSILPVPGYSDEVIHIFLATGLSPATQNLDPDEVIEVFPFSSERVFKMISSGEIRDGKTLCALFLASRRGLFTIA